The following coding sequences lie in one Chelatococcus sp. YT9 genomic window:
- a CDS encoding AraC family transcriptional regulator encodes MSDKATHVNTVLTTHLPRLSLLDIQKRSILRQKSVSENCAIAAVPVIASYVLQGVPAFVRNEIGERTLHRANRAAGFDSELIEQSRFFVTQRSVVDFINAIARAMGEPGLGLLLVPTMDVGTYGNFGRYIFGAQTLGQAIKRSISALPYHSTYDRLTVSQRGDEITYSYAFALAGTDGYDIVASAAAGELLSLFKSYLPDGWRPLRVELDIAAPRNSSSFEDVFQCPVIFNAPAVAIVVEHHHMMAQAKHRSRQYMTIEDVARERRGAAPGILLDVASEQIRTRLVGGNVSIDEIARSMDTSVRTLQRELNRAGTDFRSLTSLVRVQRATELLRDRAVSITHISEDLGYSSPAGFSRAFRKVTGLGPREYRKKEGL; translated from the coding sequence TTGAGCGACAAAGCGACACACGTGAATACGGTCCTTACAACGCACTTGCCACGCCTATCCCTGCTCGATATCCAGAAACGATCCATTTTGCGCCAAAAGAGCGTCTCGGAGAATTGTGCCATAGCCGCCGTCCCAGTCATTGCCAGCTACGTCCTGCAGGGAGTGCCCGCGTTCGTCAGAAATGAAATAGGCGAAAGGACATTGCACCGCGCTAACCGCGCGGCTGGCTTCGACTCCGAACTAATCGAGCAGTCCCGGTTTTTCGTTACGCAGCGATCAGTGGTCGATTTCATCAACGCGATCGCGCGAGCCATGGGTGAGCCTGGTCTGGGTCTCCTTTTGGTCCCGACAATGGATGTTGGCACCTACGGCAACTTCGGGCGCTACATTTTTGGCGCCCAGACGCTCGGACAGGCGATTAAGCGCAGCATCTCGGCACTTCCCTATCATAGTACTTACGATCGATTGACTGTTTCCCAACGGGGCGACGAAATCACATATAGCTACGCATTTGCACTGGCTGGGACCGATGGCTACGATATCGTGGCAAGCGCTGCGGCGGGTGAGCTCTTAAGCCTCTTCAAAAGCTACTTGCCGGATGGCTGGAGACCGCTTCGGGTCGAGCTTGACATCGCGGCACCGCGCAATAGCTCTTCTTTTGAGGACGTATTTCAATGCCCTGTCATTTTCAATGCGCCCGCGGTCGCGATTGTCGTTGAGCACCACCACATGATGGCTCAAGCGAAGCACCGTTCGCGGCAATACATGACGATCGAAGATGTCGCCAGAGAGCGAAGGGGCGCCGCGCCGGGAATCTTGCTTGACGTTGCTTCCGAACAGATCCGGACCCGCCTTGTCGGAGGTAACGTGTCGATCGACGAGATCGCGCGATCAATGGATACGAGCGTTCGCACTCTTCAGCGCGAACTCAACCGTGCCGGCACTGATTTCCGGAGCCTTACCAGCCTGGTCAGAGTCCAGCGAGCAACAGAACTGTTGCGGGACAGAGCTGTGTCGATAACCCATATCTCAGAAGACCTTGGATATTCCTCACCAGCCGGTTTCTCTCGTGCCTTTCGGAAGGTTACGGGCCTTGGCCCTCGAGAGTACCGAAAAAAAGAAGGGCTCTAG
- a CDS encoding DUF3604 domain-containing protein gives MPKANLRGRRRVASVACAVVPLLAFASAPVEAQSTPERNAYFGETHVHTSWSFDAYIFGNHITGPADAYKYAKGEPIKHPLGYDVKITTPLDWMGVTDHSEYAGVVRLSNDPSSSISKLPIADRLKVRDAADIQRIYLWLGTSMIKEQPIEALVKPEISDTVWKANNAAADAANEPGKFTAFCSYEWTSNPDFRNMHRNIFFKDCAKVPSRPFSSLESQAPEDLWNWMDGQRKAGNELLAISHNANLSGGLMYPTEVDFKGRPIDQAWAESRDRNERLTEIKQIKGASETHPLLSPNDEFANFEILNYLLGDPQGQFITLGGSYIRQALKDGIAMQQARGYNPFKTGVVGGSDSHNTAVPYRQENFFGGHARLDGTIKERMAGHNFAGLDVRFENPAGLTGLWAEENTRESLFEAMKRKETFATSGPRITLRFFGGWDYAKDRKTEQRHELAWDLLPEWMKDQYWVKTAYAQGVPMGGDLAPRTADKTAPSFAVWAVKDPTSGNLDRIQIVKGWSKNGQSFEKVFDVVWAGERQPDPITGKIPAIGSTVDIKQAAYKNSIGATELKAVWSDPEFNPADDAFYYARAIEIPTPRWTTIQAKELGISPPEMVASTVQERAWSSPIWYAPTAEQRLAAREGTTEADLKGQGAVLLDEAALKALLVGKYTWIRNNVTGGVFKVQWAENGQMLVMNVDPRVPQPSEVGDVVSGSYLGTPSDYSIRDGKVATWFGNREYEFTVYKLAGGSKDLLTKGDTYLAARSNEFGYANYEIVPTPLFLGTEVKDVTVPQ, from the coding sequence ATGCCGAAAGCAAACCTTAGAGGCCGGCGGCGCGTGGCGTCCGTTGCCTGCGCGGTCGTCCCGCTCCTGGCATTCGCGAGCGCGCCCGTGGAGGCGCAGAGCACGCCGGAGCGCAACGCGTACTTCGGTGAAACACACGTCCATACCAGTTGGTCGTTCGATGCCTATATCTTCGGCAACCATATCACCGGTCCTGCGGATGCTTACAAATACGCCAAGGGAGAACCCATCAAGCATCCGCTGGGCTACGATGTGAAGATCACAACACCGCTCGACTGGATGGGCGTAACGGATCACTCGGAATATGCGGGTGTCGTGCGTCTTTCGAACGACCCGAGTTCCTCCATCAGCAAATTGCCTATTGCTGACAGGCTGAAAGTGCGTGACGCCGCCGACATTCAGCGTATCTATCTCTGGCTCGGCACCAGCATGATCAAGGAACAGCCGATCGAAGCTCTGGTGAAGCCCGAAATATCGGATACGGTCTGGAAGGCGAATAACGCAGCTGCTGATGCTGCCAATGAGCCGGGCAAATTCACGGCCTTCTGTTCGTATGAATGGACGTCGAACCCGGACTTCCGCAACATGCACCGCAATATCTTCTTTAAGGATTGCGCGAAGGTGCCGAGCCGTCCTTTCAGTTCGCTTGAGTCGCAAGCCCCGGAAGACTTGTGGAATTGGATGGACGGCCAGCGTAAGGCTGGTAACGAGCTGCTCGCCATATCGCATAATGCGAACCTGTCGGGCGGGTTGATGTATCCGACTGAGGTTGACTTCAAAGGCCGGCCGATCGATCAGGCATGGGCTGAATCGCGTGATCGCAACGAACGCTTGACCGAGATCAAGCAGATCAAGGGTGCGTCCGAGACACACCCGTTGCTATCGCCCAATGACGAATTCGCCAACTTCGAGATCCTCAACTATTTGCTCGGTGATCCCCAGGGACAGTTCATCACCCTCGGTGGCAGCTATATCCGTCAAGCTCTGAAGGACGGCATCGCGATGCAGCAAGCACGCGGGTACAACCCCTTCAAGACTGGCGTAGTCGGAGGCTCGGACTCGCACAATACAGCCGTTCCCTATCGCCAGGAGAACTTTTTCGGTGGCCATGCCCGGCTTGATGGAACCATCAAGGAGCGCATGGCCGGCCACAATTTCGCGGGCCTGGACGTCCGTTTCGAGAATCCGGCCGGCCTGACCGGCCTCTGGGCTGAGGAGAACACACGCGAGTCACTCTTCGAGGCGATGAAGCGCAAGGAGACATTTGCCACCAGTGGCCCGCGGATCACGCTGCGCTTTTTCGGCGGCTGGGATTATGCCAAGGACCGCAAGACAGAGCAGCGTCACGAACTGGCCTGGGATCTGCTGCCGGAGTGGATGAAAGATCAGTACTGGGTCAAAACGGCCTATGCGCAGGGCGTTCCGATGGGTGGGGACCTGGCGCCCCGCACCGCGGATAAGACGGCCCCCTCTTTCGCCGTCTGGGCTGTCAAAGATCCCACCTCGGGTAATCTCGATCGCATCCAAATCGTCAAGGGATGGAGCAAGAACGGCCAGAGTTTCGAAAAAGTGTTCGACGTGGTTTGGGCCGGCGAGCGCCAACCTGACCCTATAACTGGCAAGATTCCGGCAATTGGATCGACTGTCGATATCAAACAGGCTGCGTACAAGAACTCGATAGGTGCGACGGAGCTCAAGGCGGTTTGGTCCGATCCCGAATTCAATCCAGCCGACGACGCGTTCTACTATGCGCGCGCGATTGAGATCCCGACGCCGCGCTGGACGACCATCCAAGCGAAGGAACTCGGGATTTCTCCGCCGGAAATGGTGGCCTCAACAGTACAGGAGCGCGCTTGGTCCTCCCCGATCTGGTATGCGCCAACGGCAGAACAGCGCCTGGCAGCGCGAGAGGGTACGACGGAGGCAGACCTGAAAGGCCAAGGAGCCGTCTTGCTCGACGAGGCCGCGCTCAAGGCCCTGCTTGTCGGGAAATATACTTGGATACGTAACAATGTCACCGGCGGTGTCTTCAAGGTGCAATGGGCCGAGAACGGCCAGATGCTGGTCATGAACGTGGATCCACGCGTTCCACAACCGTCGGAAGTGGGCGATGTGGTGAGCGGCTCCTACCTTGGTACTCCGAGCGACTATTCCATCCGCGATGGCAAGGTCGCGACCTGGTTTGGCAATCGTGAGTATGAGTTCACGGTCTACAAGCTCGCAGGGGGCTCCAAAGACTTGCTGACGAAGGGCGATACTTATCTCGCCGCACGGAGCAATGAGTTCGGTTATGCGAACTACGAGATCGTCCCGACACCGCTTTTCTTAGGAACGGAAGTGAAGGATGTGACGGTGCCTCAATGA
- a CDS encoding peptidyl-prolyl cis-trans isomerase: MSHFTEAESPAQPTLADTGPGGLKAQKRSWTSQILREPLLHFAVLGVLIFGGYKLLDSQPQGAAATAQQIQITKDDLRQLAVVWLAQGRERPTAAQLQALIEQKAMSEMLVREAIALGLDRDDEVIKRRLAQKMDFLLADIAALAPPTNEELTTWFAAHPAEFTKPPRIRFRHLYFTSDKRPRGAREAAEASLPLVAGRSPGSLGATGIGDPFMFRDYYADVTPEQMAKEFGGAFANALFTLRPGDWRGPIESGYGWHLIWVESYEEPRVPALEEVRATVAQAWQAEKYREVKQRAMEEIRSRYDIISPPLDDFNIDDLTIVSSGPSRAVAE, encoded by the coding sequence ATGAGTCATTTCACGGAAGCCGAAAGCCCTGCCCAGCCGACTTTGGCGGACACTGGTCCCGGTGGGCTCAAGGCTCAAAAGCGTTCCTGGACGAGCCAGATCCTGCGGGAGCCGCTCTTACATTTCGCAGTGCTCGGTGTGCTGATATTCGGCGGTTACAAGCTGCTCGATAGTCAACCACAAGGCGCGGCCGCTACGGCTCAGCAGATACAGATCACCAAAGACGACTTGCGCCAGCTCGCGGTCGTATGGCTCGCCCAGGGCCGCGAGAGACCTACAGCCGCGCAATTGCAGGCTCTGATCGAGCAGAAGGCAATGTCGGAGATGCTCGTTCGGGAGGCGATCGCGCTTGGACTCGATAGGGATGATGAGGTTATCAAGCGCCGCCTAGCACAGAAGATGGACTTCCTGCTTGCCGATATCGCAGCGCTGGCTCCGCCCACGAATGAGGAATTGACGACCTGGTTTGCTGCGCATCCGGCCGAGTTCACGAAGCCACCGCGGATCCGCTTTCGCCACCTTTACTTCACGTCCGACAAGCGGCCGCGAGGCGCGCGCGAAGCGGCCGAGGCCAGCCTCCCGCTTGTTGCTGGTCGATCGCCGGGCTCGCTCGGAGCAACCGGTATCGGCGATCCTTTCATGTTCCGCGACTACTACGCGGATGTAACCCCCGAGCAAATGGCGAAGGAATTTGGAGGGGCCTTTGCCAATGCTCTTTTTACTCTCCGTCCGGGCGATTGGCGCGGCCCCATCGAATCCGGATATGGCTGGCACCTGATCTGGGTTGAATCCTACGAGGAACCTCGCGTTCCCGCGCTGGAAGAAGTGAGGGCGACTGTCGCTCAAGCTTGGCAGGCCGAGAAATATCGCGAAGTCAAGCAGCGCGCGATGGAGGAGATCCGATCACGCTACGATATTATCTCCCCGCCGCTTGATGATTTCAACATCGACGACCTGACCATCGTATCTTCCGGCCCAAGCCGAGCGGTGGCTGAATGA
- a CDS encoding HupE/UreJ family protein, protein MTIGSPRLPHMTRLLALIAAVLLSLITPALSHEVRPAYLQIDQTDTNRYTILWKTPLLSGMPLPVVLKLPDSVTHVMEPQERPLPGFILQKRVITAPDGLAGMRIEFVGLQATITDVFIRITWLDGRQASTIIRPSQPWYDVPAEQSSWSVAWEYLKLGIRHILYGLDHLLFVASLMLIVRDWRVLVKTITAFTVAHSITLALATFGLVTLPGPPVEAMVALSILLVAAEAVRMERGEKSLTITWPWVVAFGFGLLHGFGFAGAMIDLGLPQRDVPLALLFFNVGVEIGQLAFIAAILAVGYSAKLIFTLGRPVRMAAAYGVGAVAAFWTIDRLGSIFL, encoded by the coding sequence ATGACGATTGGCTCGCCCCGCCTTCCACACATGACGAGGCTGCTGGCGCTCATCGCCGCGGTGCTCCTCAGCCTGATCACTCCGGCGTTGTCGCACGAGGTCAGGCCCGCTTATCTGCAGATCGACCAGACGGATACCAATCGCTACACAATCCTTTGGAAGACACCGCTTCTGTCCGGCATGCCGCTCCCTGTTGTCCTGAAGCTTCCTGATAGCGTGACGCATGTGATGGAGCCTCAGGAAAGACCCTTGCCGGGTTTTATTCTCCAGAAGCGCGTTATTACCGCGCCGGATGGTCTGGCGGGCATGCGCATCGAGTTTGTCGGCCTTCAAGCGACGATCACCGATGTCTTCATCCGCATAACGTGGTTGGATGGCAGGCAGGCCAGCACTATTATACGTCCCTCTCAACCATGGTATGACGTTCCCGCCGAACAGAGCAGCTGGTCTGTCGCCTGGGAGTATCTCAAGCTCGGCATCCGTCATATCCTCTACGGTCTCGATCATCTGCTGTTTGTTGCTTCACTCATGCTGATCGTTCGCGACTGGCGTGTCCTCGTGAAGACGATAACGGCCTTTACCGTTGCTCATTCTATCACTCTTGCCCTCGCGACCTTTGGGCTCGTCACGTTGCCCGGGCCGCCAGTCGAGGCCATGGTCGCGCTCAGCATACTTCTCGTTGCCGCCGAGGCAGTGCGCATGGAGCGCGGTGAGAAGAGCCTGACGATCACATGGCCATGGGTGGTTGCCTTTGGGTTCGGGCTGCTTCACGGCTTCGGCTTCGCGGGCGCCATGATCGACCTCGGACTTCCACAGCGCGATGTTCCGCTTGCTCTGCTCTTCTTCAACGTCGGCGTTGAGATCGGACAGCTCGCGTTTATCGCCGCAATCCTTGCAGTCGGTTATTCGGCTAAGCTCATCTTCACCTTGGGGAGACCCGTCCGCATGGCTGCCGCGTATGGCGTCGGCGCTGTGGCCGCGTTCTGGACGATCGATCGGCTAGGCTCGATTTTTCTGTAA